One Methanobacterium formicicum DNA segment encodes these proteins:
- the minD gene encoding cell division ATPase MinD, whose protein sequence is MTRVITVASGKGGVGKTTITANLGVALATYGEEVIVLDADVAMANLELILGMEGKSVTLHDVLSGDADIEDAIYEGPGGVKVVPAGISLEGLRKIKMDRLENALEVLVERADILLIDAPAGLEKDALAAIAAAQEMILITTPEVPSISDALKTKIIANRLGVDILGVVINREQHDKTFLTISEIETILEVPVIAVIPEDTEVSRAAAFGEPLVIKNPKSPTSNSVMQLGADLIGEEYQPIEPDKKGVISKLVEGLLGRR, encoded by the coding sequence ATGACAAGAGTGATAACCGTTGCATCAGGAAAGGGCGGTGTTGGAAAAACAACCATCACTGCAAACTTGGGAGTGGCTCTGGCTACCTATGGGGAAGAGGTTATAGTTCTGGATGCAGATGTGGCCATGGCTAACCTGGAACTCATACTGGGTATGGAAGGAAAGTCAGTGACTCTGCACGATGTTCTTTCTGGAGATGCGGATATTGAAGATGCTATTTATGAGGGACCGGGCGGTGTTAAAGTGGTCCCCGCTGGAATCTCACTGGAAGGCCTTCGTAAAATCAAAATGGATCGCCTGGAAAACGCTCTGGAGGTACTGGTTGAAAGGGCCGATATACTGTTAATTGATGCCCCTGCTGGTCTGGAAAAGGATGCTCTGGCAGCCATAGCTGCTGCCCAGGAAATGATACTTATCACCACCCCGGAAGTACCATCCATCAGTGATGCCCTAAAGACCAAGATAATAGCCAACCGGCTGGGTGTGGATATTTTGGGAGTAGTAATCAACCGGGAACAGCATGATAAAACCTTCTTAACCATCAGTGAAATTGAAACCATTTTGGAAGTGCCGGTAATTGCGGTAATCCCTGAAGACACTGAAGTCAGCAGGGCCGCTGCCTTTGGAGAACCTTTAGTAATCAAAAACCCTAAATCTCCCACCAGCAATTCTGTCATGCAATTGGGAGCGGACCTGATAGGTGAAGAGTACCAGCCAATTGAACCAGACAAGAAGGGAGTTATCTCCAAACTGGTGGAAGGATTACTGGGAAGGAGATAA
- a CDS encoding DUF2226 domain-containing protein, which produces MEMPITKPSLVSYADELDFAKLLEDLANDHKNGFIRITSGSEEGYILYKDGKQVAASFDKFSKVEALEQLSSALENKNTVIEVFDVGPSQVDYLLDLNKAFALDADSDVYDVIGELKKTDETEKEAVTEPEVDVPEVEEVKIEKVKTPPVSDTSSSEEVSPLPVEDKTPDSPLKMDSPGEPEVDKSTAESDQKTPEKDTTTDEGSSEKSEELSLSKTSEEPVKEVKKVETAPLTGTTSEDKVDEPSVDESLPEETEAEEESSEDEKIPVDRSELLKKYGIKDVQDEDVENLLQNYNGGIIDDDDVERVELVLMNLIKKSVLGIPKIKGTEVMVFLDNYKDLSGTINIITEYENQGIFNRLMGQSRTATNLRRQIINIAEIAIKKSFRQYPEVVDKFEINVEFS; this is translated from the coding sequence ATGGAAATGCCCATAACCAAACCTTCACTGGTTTCGTATGCTGATGAGTTGGATTTCGCGAAACTACTGGAAGATCTGGCTAACGATCATAAAAACGGGTTTATTAGAATTACCTCAGGTTCAGAAGAGGGTTATATTCTTTATAAAGATGGGAAACAGGTAGCTGCTTCCTTTGATAAATTTTCCAAGGTGGAAGCACTGGAACAACTAAGTTCTGCACTGGAAAATAAAAATACAGTTATCGAAGTTTTTGATGTGGGACCTTCCCAGGTAGATTACCTGCTGGATCTCAATAAAGCCTTTGCTCTGGATGCTGATTCTGATGTTTACGATGTAATTGGTGAACTGAAAAAGACGGATGAAACAGAGAAAGAGGCAGTAACTGAACCAGAAGTGGATGTCCCGGAGGTTGAAGAAGTTAAAATTGAGAAGGTGAAAACTCCGCCAGTATCTGACACATCCTCCTCTGAAGAAGTTTCCCCACTCCCTGTGGAAGATAAAACTCCTGATTCCCCTTTAAAAATGGATTCACCTGGTGAACCAGAAGTAGATAAATCTACTGCTGAGTCAGATCAAAAAACCCCTGAAAAGGACACAACAACAGATGAAGGGTCTTCTGAAAAATCAGAGGAATTATCTCTCTCTAAAACTTCAGAAGAACCTGTTAAAGAAGTAAAAAAAGTTGAAACTGCTCCACTTACAGGTACAACATCGGAAGATAAAGTTGATGAACCATCGGTTGATGAATCCCTGCCTGAGGAGACTGAAGCAGAAGAAGAATCGTCTGAAGATGAAAAAATACCAGTAGATCGTTCAGAACTTCTTAAAAAATATGGAATTAAGGATGTTCAGGACGAAGACGTGGAAAACTTACTGCAAAACTATAACGGTGGAATCATCGACGATGATGATGTGGAAAGGGTGGAATTAGTCCTTATGAACCTTATTAAAAAATCAGTACTGGGAATCCCTAAAATCAAGGGAACAGAGGTCATGGTTTTCCTGGATAATTACAAGGATTTAAGTGGAACCATTAATATCATAACTGAATACGAAAATCAAGGAATATTTAACCGACTAATGGGGCAAAGCAGAACAGCCACCAATCTCCGGCGACAGATTATTAACATCGCAGAAATTGCCATTAAAAAGAGCTTCAGACAGTACCCGGAAGTAGTGGATAAATTTGAGATTAACGTAGAATTCAGTTAA
- the glyS gene encoding glycine--tRNA ligase, with protein MKNEDVMNIAKKRGFLWSSFEIYSGVAGFFDYGPLGAILKNKIMNKWREYYLVGEGFYEIESPTIMPEEALKASGHVDHFNDPMTECKDCLEVFRADHVIKEAIGEEVEGLENQELTEILSDRQIPCPKCGGHLTHVWSYNLMFQTLIGAKGKKTGYMRPETAQGIFIPFKRLLRFFRGKLPFGVVQLGKAYRNEISPRQGVIRLREFTQAEAEIFVDPRDKKHPRFQKVAQQTLTLYTADAQEKDGESVQITAHEAVDTGVVSSQMLTYQLCLADQFMEDLGIPRDVIRFRQHMKTEMAHYAIDCWDVEIYTDRYGWIEVIGIADRTDFDLKSHSQYSKEDLSVFIEYNEPRTITKIAAKPDMKKFGPLFKGAAPKIMNFLKEADSNIIKEAFQDKGVYEVELEGETYQLTPDLVSFEEVEETVRGEKIYPHVIEPSYGIDRITYSVLLHSFTQEDERNIFHFPPDIAPVGANVFPLVNKDELVEIANTLMENLRGEGIIAEVDTSGTIGRRYARSDEIGTPFAVTVDHQTLEDETVTIRERDSQEQVRVPLSIVADKINNLLLKKVNFSDI; from the coding sequence ATGAAAAATGAAGATGTTATGAATATTGCCAAAAAAAGAGGATTTTTATGGTCATCGTTTGAAATTTACTCCGGAGTGGCAGGATTCTTTGATTACGGTCCTTTAGGGGCCATCTTGAAAAATAAGATCATGAACAAGTGGAGGGAGTACTACCTGGTGGGTGAGGGATTCTACGAAATAGAATCACCAACCATTATGCCCGAAGAGGCACTTAAAGCCTCGGGACACGTGGATCACTTTAACGACCCAATGACTGAATGTAAAGATTGTCTGGAAGTTTTCCGGGCAGATCATGTTATTAAAGAAGCCATTGGAGAAGAAGTCGAAGGATTAGAAAACCAGGAACTCACCGAGATATTATCCGACCGGCAGATACCTTGCCCCAAATGCGGAGGCCACCTGACCCATGTATGGAGTTACAACCTGATGTTCCAAACTCTTATTGGTGCTAAAGGTAAAAAAACTGGTTACATGCGACCAGAAACCGCTCAGGGCATATTCATACCCTTCAAGAGACTTTTAAGGTTCTTCCGTGGGAAACTCCCCTTCGGTGTGGTGCAGTTGGGTAAGGCCTACCGGAATGAGATCTCCCCACGTCAGGGCGTTATCCGGCTTCGGGAGTTCACCCAGGCTGAAGCAGAGATCTTCGTGGACCCCCGGGATAAGAAACATCCCCGCTTCCAGAAGGTGGCCCAGCAAACCCTTACCCTATACACTGCCGATGCCCAGGAGAAAGATGGGGAATCAGTCCAAATCACCGCCCATGAAGCCGTGGATACCGGAGTGGTATCCAGTCAAATGTTAACCTACCAGTTATGTCTGGCTGACCAGTTCATGGAGGATCTGGGAATACCACGAGATGTGATAAGGTTCCGTCAGCACATGAAGACCGAGATGGCCCACTACGCCATTGACTGCTGGGATGTGGAAATCTACACCGACCGTTATGGCTGGATCGAAGTGATTGGAATTGCCGACCGAACAGATTTCGACCTTAAATCCCACAGTCAGTACAGTAAGGAAGATCTATCCGTTTTCATAGAATACAATGAACCACGAACCATCACCAAGATAGCGGCCAAACCGGACATGAAAAAATTTGGACCCCTGTTTAAGGGTGCGGCCCCTAAGATCATGAATTTCCTCAAAGAAGCAGATTCCAACATTATAAAAGAAGCTTTCCAGGATAAAGGTGTTTATGAGGTGGAACTGGAAGGTGAGACCTACCAGTTAACTCCGGATCTCGTATCATTCGAAGAAGTTGAAGAAACTGTAAGGGGTGAAAAGATATATCCCCATGTAATTGAGCCATCATACGGTATTGACCGTATAACCTACTCCGTACTCCTCCACTCCTTTACCCAGGAAGATGAGCGTAATATTTTCCATTTCCCACCAGACATCGCCCCGGTGGGAGCAAATGTCTTCCCACTGGTAAACAAAGATGAACTGGTGGAAATAGCAAATACCCTAATGGAAAATCTCCGTGGGGAAGGCATAATAGCTGAAGTGGACACTTCTGGAACCATAGGCCGTCGTTATGCTCGTTCTGATGAAATTGGAACACCATTTGCAGTTACCGTGGACCACCAGACCCTGGAAGATGAGACGGTTACCATACGTGAACGTGACAGCCAGGAACAGGTTCGGGTGCCTCTATCCATTGTGGCGGATAAAATAAACAACTTATTACTTAAAAAAGTGAATTTTAGTGACATCTAA
- a CDS encoding M48 family metallopeptidase, giving the protein MRKIKIQDIEVNYHVFHRKVKYARLEIKNGELNLILPPGVNDYQELVDKHEKWIYQKISRIRRLRSESQKRKLDFSRSREDFRDMVTALVDEISCEMGLKVNQVTLRRMKTRWGSCSNQANININTRLRYLPKNLIRYVVHHEICHLKVRNHSKEYWDLVAATYTNHPQLEDELAIYWFLVKDLD; this is encoded by the coding sequence ATGAGGAAAATTAAAATCCAGGATATTGAGGTTAACTATCATGTATTCCACCGGAAAGTGAAATATGCCCGTTTGGAAATTAAAAATGGGGAACTTAACCTTATATTGCCGCCCGGGGTGAATGATTACCAGGAACTGGTGGATAAACATGAGAAATGGATTTATCAAAAAATTTCACGAATCAGAAGGTTAAGAAGTGAATCTCAAAAAAGGAAGCTGGATTTTAGTAGGAGTAGAGAAGACTTTCGAGACATGGTCACGGCCTTGGTGGATGAAATATCTTGTGAAATGGGTTTGAAGGTTAACCAGGTAACTCTGCGGCGGATGAAAACCCGCTGGGGAAGCTGTAGTAACCAGGCCAACATAAATATAAACACCCGCCTGAGATACCTACCAAAAAACCTTATCCGATACGTGGTGCACCATGAAATCTGTCACCTGAAGGTCAGAAACCACAGCAAAGAGTACTGGGATCTGGTGGCTGCAACTTACACCAACCACCCCCAATTGGAAGATGAACTGGCTATTTACTGGTTTTTAGTGAAGGATTTGGATTGA
- the dcd gene encoding dCTP deaminase → MAILSDQDIIKYLDEGKITIEPLEDPSRQIQPSSVDLRIGNEFKGFRIIRKPCIDPLDKSDLESYMESFHLEQGEAFIIHPGEFALATTYEAVKLPDDLVARVEGRSSMGRLGITMHVTAGYIDPGFEGKITLEISNIGKMPVALYTGQRVCQIVFETMTTPSLRPYGHPERDSKYMGQDKPVTSKIKQDYEIRDRKQTKLL, encoded by the coding sequence ATGGCTATTTTAAGTGACCAGGATATCATAAAATATTTGGATGAAGGCAAAATCACCATAGAACCCCTGGAAGACCCAAGTAGACAGATCCAGCCATCATCAGTGGATCTCAGGATTGGTAATGAATTTAAAGGATTTCGCATAATCCGGAAGCCCTGTATCGACCCCCTGGACAAATCTGACCTGGAGTCCTACATGGAATCATTCCATTTAGAACAGGGAGAGGCATTCATAATACATCCCGGTGAATTTGCACTGGCCACCACCTACGAAGCTGTTAAACTCCCTGATGACCTGGTGGCCCGTGTGGAGGGGCGTTCATCCATGGGGCGTTTGGGTATCACCATGCACGTAACTGCCGGCTACATTGATCCGGGATTCGAAGGGAAGATCACCCTGGAAATATCTAACATAGGTAAAATGCCAGTTGCACTCTACACCGGTCAAAGAGTATGCCAGATCGTGTTTGAAACCATGACCACTCCATCACTACGTCCCTACGGACATCCTGAGCGGGATAGTAAATATATGGGTCAGGACAAACCAGTTACCAGTAAAATCAAACAGGACTACGAGATCAGAGACCGGAAGCAAACAAAATTACTTTAA
- a CDS encoding RNA methyltransferase has protein sequence MIYVVFVEPETPGNIGFLARTMKNFGLRDMVLINPCQLENDSYYKAMHAREIVSNRQEYSSLEEFIKINKIDFAVGTTGTAGGSYNIPRIAVTPENLAQNLNERGNIALIFGREGDGLTNQELELCDVVVSIPTHDVYPILNITHAAAIIFYELFKTEKDYPVEEIGEASVEEKQDLIRDMNEVLDHLDYPDHKKKNASTVFRRVMGRAFISGREAHTLKGVFRRIKERI, from the coding sequence ATGATTTATGTGGTTTTTGTGGAGCCCGAAACTCCAGGGAATATTGGTTTTCTGGCGCGAACCATGAAAAATTTCGGTTTAAGGGATATGGTGCTTATTAATCCCTGCCAACTGGAGAATGATTCGTATTATAAGGCTATGCATGCCCGAGAAATTGTTTCCAATCGCCAGGAGTACAGTTCACTGGAGGAATTTATCAAAATAAATAAAATTGACTTTGCAGTGGGCACTACGGGTACAGCTGGTGGAAGTTACAACATCCCCCGTATCGCCGTTACTCCAGAGAACCTGGCCCAAAACTTAAATGAAAGGGGCAATATTGCACTAATATTCGGCAGGGAAGGGGATGGCCTCACCAATCAGGAATTGGAACTGTGTGACGTGGTGGTATCCATTCCCACCCATGACGTGTATCCCATCCTTAACATCACCCATGCTGCAGCCATCATCTTTTATGAACTTTTTAAGACTGAAAAAGACTATCCCGTGGAAGAGATAGGCGAAGCCTCGGTGGAGGAAAAACAGGATTTAATCCGGGACATGAACGAAGTACTGGACCATCTGGATTACCCTGATCATAAAAAGAAGAATGCTTCCACAGTGTTTAGAAGAGTGATGGGAAGGGCATTTATTTCCGGAAGAGAAGCCCATACTCTTAAAGGAGTGTTTCGAAGGATTAAAGAGAGAATATAA
- a CDS encoding TatD family hydrolase: protein MIDAHIHADCRPYEDFKNMAVAGIESALTLAHDPLRMSTSAVVLDHFYRILENDFKRAAENGLTLKAALGLHPRSICQDYKLVLRKLPWFLDQDLVIALGEIGLETASNLEREVFRIQLEMANELGMKVAVHTPRKNKREITIKTLSIIEGNIDPSLVVVDHVDPSIIDLMADFEGMMGVTVQPQKMTPTEAVEMLEKTFGEYGPERFMLDSDMSSSPSDPLSVPKTVHALKMAGWDDKKIDMLSCKNAAQFYGL, encoded by the coding sequence ATGATAGACGCACACATACATGCGGATTGCCGGCCTTACGAGGATTTTAAGAATATGGCTGTTGCCGGGATAGAGTCTGCCCTTACACTGGCTCATGACCCCCTGAGGATGAGCACTTCGGCCGTGGTCCTGGACCACTTCTACCGTATACTGGAAAACGATTTTAAACGGGCTGCAGAAAATGGTCTCACTCTTAAAGCTGCCCTTGGACTCCACCCACGGAGTATATGCCAAGATTATAAGTTAGTGCTCCGTAAACTCCCCTGGTTCCTGGATCAGGACCTGGTGATTGCCCTGGGAGAAATTGGACTGGAAACTGCTTCCAACCTTGAACGGGAAGTATTCCGAATTCAGCTAGAAATGGCCAATGAACTGGGCATGAAAGTGGCGGTGCACACCCCACGAAAGAATAAAAGGGAAATAACCATTAAAACCCTTTCTATAATTGAAGGTAACATTGATCCGTCTCTGGTGGTGGTGGACCATGTGGATCCATCCATAATCGATTTAATGGCTGATTTTGAAGGGATGATGGGGGTAACTGTGCAGCCACAGAAGATGACACCTACCGAGGCGGTGGAGATGCTAGAGAAAACCTTCGGTGAATACGGCCCCGAAAGGTTCATGCTGGATAGTGACATGAGTTCTTCACCTTCCGACCCTTTATCAGTCCCTAAAACCGTGCACGCACTTAAAATGGCTGGGTGGGATGATAAAAAAATTGATATGTTGTCTTGTAAGAATGCAGCCCAATTTTATGGATTGTAA
- the tfrB gene encoding fumarate reductase (CoM/CoB) subunit TfrB, which translates to MINVTVMRQPSRDEKPHPETYSVKRKDKMKVLDALNYINQHHQANIAYRSSCRAGQCGSCAVKVNGEMALACKKEIQDKDVIEPLNLPVVKDLVVDRSEMDGKVKDIGLFLEDECESGECPAIINPEDLANTKKLRSCIDCYSCLSACPVLKVNDEFAGPYFMRYLSKFAFDPRDCSDRAEEGFEEGLYCCTSCSKCVEVCPKEINTFGGAIEKLREMAYQEGIGPLPPHRALKELIEKTGRSVEPLEEGPMRDGFVKIANSRGLPKDAAEGKEKVALFTGCLMDYRLPEIGMALLDVLNNHDVIVEVPSQQVCCGSPLIRTGQTDIVEDLVKKNAEAFAGYDTIITVCAGCGATLKKDYPRYGVQFKVMDISEYLADKLKTEDMKPVNLKVTYHDPCHLVRGQGIREEPREILRKIKGLEFVEMEVPDQCCGAGGGVRSGKPEIAADLGRAKAEMIEKLGVDAVITICPFCENNIRASLEREGLNLEVMNLLKLLEKAYQ; encoded by the coding sequence ATGATAAATGTAACTGTTATGCGCCAGCCTTCCAGGGATGAAAAACCCCACCCTGAAACTTACTCGGTTAAAAGAAAGGATAAAATGAAAGTCCTGGACGCCTTGAATTACATCAACCAGCACCATCAGGCGAACATTGCCTATCGCAGTTCCTGCCGGGCGGGTCAGTGCGGATCCTGTGCAGTTAAAGTTAATGGAGAAATGGCCCTGGCCTGTAAAAAAGAGATACAGGATAAAGATGTAATTGAACCCCTTAATTTACCAGTTGTTAAGGATTTAGTTGTTGATCGAAGCGAAATGGACGGTAAAGTAAAGGATATAGGCCTCTTCCTTGAGGATGAATGTGAGAGTGGTGAGTGTCCGGCCATTATCAATCCTGAAGATCTGGCCAACACCAAGAAGTTAAGGAGTTGCATTGACTGTTACTCCTGCTTATCAGCCTGTCCTGTACTGAAAGTTAATGATGAATTTGCAGGACCCTATTTCATGCGTTATCTGTCTAAATTCGCATTTGATCCAAGAGATTGCTCTGATAGGGCAGAGGAAGGTTTCGAAGAGGGGCTTTACTGTTGTACATCCTGTTCTAAATGTGTGGAGGTATGTCCCAAGGAAATCAACACCTTTGGTGGTGCCATTGAAAAATTACGGGAAATGGCTTACCAGGAAGGTATTGGGCCCCTTCCACCCCATCGCGCTTTAAAGGAACTCATTGAAAAGACCGGAAGATCCGTGGAACCCCTGGAAGAAGGTCCCATGAGGGATGGTTTTGTGAAAATAGCCAACTCCCGAGGGTTACCCAAAGATGCGGCCGAGGGAAAAGAAAAAGTTGCCCTTTTCACTGGTTGCCTCATGGATTATCGTCTGCCTGAGATTGGAATGGCCCTCCTGGACGTTCTAAACAACCATGATGTCATAGTAGAGGTGCCCAGCCAGCAGGTTTGCTGTGGTTCTCCCCTCATCCGAACCGGACAAACTGATATTGTGGAAGATCTGGTGAAAAAGAATGCCGAGGCCTTTGCGGGTTACGATACCATTATCACTGTCTGTGCCGGTTGTGGTGCAACCCTTAAAAAGGATTATCCCCGATACGGTGTCCAGTTCAAGGTAATGGATATCAGTGAGTATCTGGCAGATAAACTGAAAACAGAGGATATGAAACCGGTTAACCTGAAGGTAACCTACCACGACCCCTGCCACCTTGTTCGTGGCCAGGGCATCCGGGAGGAACCCCGTGAAATTTTAAGGAAAATTAAAGGTCTGGAATTCGTGGAAATGGAAGTCCCTGACCAGTGCTGTGGTGCTGGTGGTGGTGTGAGATCCGGTAAACCAGAAATTGCTGCAGATTTAGGCCGTGCCAAGGCAGAGATGATTGAAAAACTGGGTGTGGATGCGGTGATCACCATTTGCCCCTTCTGTGAAAATAACATCAGGGCATCCCTGGAGAGGGAAGGTCTCAACCTGGAAGTTATGAACCTACTAAAATTACTGGAAAAGGCCTATCAATAA
- a CDS encoding CocE/NonD family hydrolase, protein MKETSFAVVIVTFLAFLGVLSGIVLLADNETSILEDAGSFLNQQQDSSIPPVDPVQNTSEISNTTNLSSNSNQTPKNNTKSTNYSVETVLGQKTPLRDGVQLVSDIWMPTEEGQYPVIMIRTPYGRSNPQMNYTGMGEYFARQGYVFMVQDVRGKGDSPGDFGFLFQEGQDGYDSIEWAANQSWSNGRVGMMGFDYMGTDQWLAAREKPPHLVCIAPTAATGRYMEEVPSIGGVFYMGWALPWTLVNNGRVSDSNTQNLNWTSIFNHRPLSTADELTGTQVALYRQFLEHQTRDDYWKRIQFTDQDFAGINIPVLTTTGWFDVNQPGALFYWNGLKKNSTPSDQYLIIGPWTHEGTFETEEQVSPVGDLQVPGTPKDLLATQLAFFNYYLKNSTDSPQSTVNNSNSSSSNTIPSNNNTTISNINITNTSSTLNGPLNLPRATVYITGLSKWINLTTYPPEDMKITPLYLNSRGQANTLNGNGFLQWNLTSTNASLNSSAVNSTYSTNLTANSDGYTYDPANPRPVTSGGYAINSISTENRSDVLVYTTTALEEPVMILGPVTVELYAASTARDTDFVARIMDVYPNGTTINLGNFESGGSIRARFRQGFDQEILLEPGKIEKYRIELYDMGHVFLPGHKIRLEISSSAYPILHPNPNTGNPIATDTQQQIANQTIYHDLEHQSSLLLPVIPSNSSTYKGLLGSYL, encoded by the coding sequence ATGAAAGAAACTTCATTTGCAGTGGTTATTGTAACATTTCTGGCCTTTCTGGGTGTTTTATCAGGGATAGTTTTGCTGGCGGATAATGAAACCTCTATATTGGAAGATGCGGGTTCTTTTTTAAACCAACAACAGGACTCCAGTATTCCTCCTGTAGACCCCGTGCAAAACACTTCCGAAATTTCTAACACCACCAATCTCTCGAGTAACTCCAACCAGACTCCAAAAAATAACACCAAATCCACTAATTATTCGGTTGAAACAGTTTTAGGACAAAAAACACCCCTGCGTGATGGTGTGCAACTGGTTTCTGATATCTGGATGCCCACTGAGGAGGGCCAATATCCAGTTATCATGATTCGAACACCCTACGGTCGCAGCAACCCTCAAATGAACTACACTGGTATGGGAGAGTATTTCGCCCGACAGGGCTATGTATTCATGGTGCAGGATGTGCGGGGTAAAGGTGACTCTCCAGGGGATTTCGGGTTCCTGTTCCAGGAAGGACAGGATGGTTACGATTCTATTGAATGGGCGGCCAACCAGTCCTGGTCCAACGGACGAGTAGGTATGATGGGTTTTGATTATATGGGAACTGACCAGTGGTTGGCTGCCCGGGAAAAACCACCACACCTGGTATGCATCGCACCCACCGCAGCCACGGGCAGATACATGGAAGAAGTACCCTCCATTGGGGGAGTTTTCTATATGGGATGGGCTCTCCCCTGGACACTGGTCAACAACGGCCGAGTTTCTGATTCCAATACTCAAAACCTTAACTGGACTTCCATATTCAATCATCGGCCACTTTCAACGGCAGATGAGCTGACCGGAACACAGGTTGCTCTCTACCGCCAGTTCCTGGAACATCAGACCCGGGATGATTACTGGAAGCGGATCCAGTTCACAGACCAAGATTTTGCAGGTATCAACATCCCTGTCCTGACTACCACTGGTTGGTTCGATGTTAACCAGCCCGGAGCACTCTTCTACTGGAATGGTCTTAAAAAGAATTCCACACCCAGTGACCAGTACCTGATCATAGGGCCCTGGACACACGAGGGAACCTTTGAAACAGAGGAACAAGTATCTCCAGTAGGAGATCTGCAGGTTCCTGGAACCCCGAAAGATTTACTGGCCACTCAACTGGCATTTTTCAATTACTACCTTAAAAATTCAACTGACTCCCCTCAGTCCACAGTTAATAATTCTAACTCCAGCTCCTCCAACACTATTCCTTCCAATAATAACACTACTATTTCCAATATTAATATCACTAACACCTCCAGTACTTTAAATGGACCGTTAAATCTACCTCGAGCAACAGTCTACATCACTGGTTTGAGTAAATGGATAAACCTCACCACTTATCCTCCAGAGGACATGAAAATAACTCCCCTCTACCTTAACAGCCGAGGGCAGGCCAACACCTTAAATGGTAATGGTTTCCTGCAATGGAACCTAACCTCCACCAATGCCTCCCTAAATTCCAGTGCGGTAAATTCAACTTACAGTACCAACTTGACAGCTAATTCCGATGGTTACACCTATGATCCGGCCAACCCCCGACCAGTTACATCCGGGGGTTATGCTATCAACTCCATCAGCACTGAAAACCGTTCTGATGTCCTGGTTTACACCACCACTGCACTGGAGGAACCAGTCATGATATTGGGTCCAGTGACCGTAGAATTGTATGCAGCCAGCACTGCCCGGGACACGGATTTCGTGGCCAGAATCATGGATGTATATCCCAATGGAACCACCATAAACCTGGGTAACTTTGAATCAGGGGGATCCATTAGAGCCAGATTCAGACAGGGATTTGACCAGGAAATCCTATTAGAACCAGGTAAAATTGAAAAATACCGAATTGAACTTTATGATATGGGACATGTGTTCCTCCCTGGTCATAAAATCCGCCTGGAAATATCTTCCAGTGCTTACCCTATACTGCACCCCAACCCCAACACTGGTAATCCCATTGCCACAGACACACAGCAGCAGATAGCAAATCAGACCATTTATCACGACTTGGAACACCAATCATCCCTGTTACTGCCAGTTATACCTTCTAATAGCTCCACCTATAAAGGGTTGCTGGGATCTTATTTGTAA
- the minD gene encoding cell division ATPase MinD, with translation MSRFIALASGKGGVGRTSLTFNLGVALSLFGEETVMLDMDLMMSNMDVITGLLNPEVTLHDVLMRDKAVQDCVYQVNQGALVIPTGMHFETLKTINPNYVSWQRIMEEISAYGNIFLMDLPSGINSNIFEALPEDTEAILVTNSTMPSVADALKIRILLNELNIEILGFVLNMWYDDNFLLSVNEIESILEVPMISVISYDREMDRSIALGSSVMELNPASPISNEIMQLAADLVGKEYKPVQPDKEGIMERIKKFVGILPPENK, from the coding sequence ATGTCAAGATTCATTGCACTTGCATCTGGAAAAGGTGGAGTAGGGAGAACCTCCCTTACTTTTAATTTAGGTGTGGCCTTGAGCCTTTTTGGTGAAGAAACAGTCATGCTGGATATGGATCTGATGATGTCCAACATGGATGTTATCACCGGACTTTTGAATCCAGAGGTAACCCTGCACGATGTATTGATGCGTGATAAAGCAGTCCAGGACTGTGTTTACCAGGTTAATCAGGGTGCCCTGGTAATACCTACGGGTATGCATTTTGAAACCTTGAAAACCATTAACCCCAACTATGTTTCCTGGCAAAGGATAATGGAAGAAATATCAGCCTATGGAAATATTTTCCTGATGGACCTACCTTCTGGTATAAATTCAAATATCTTCGAAGCCTTACCCGAGGACACGGAAGCCATACTGGTTACCAATTCTACCATGCCCTCTGTTGCTGATGCTCTGAAGATAAGAATTCTCTTAAACGAACTAAACATTGAAATCCTTGGTTTTGTCCTGAACATGTGGTACGATGATAATTTTCTTCTCTCAGTTAATGAAATAGAATCCATACTGGAAGTACCCATGATCTCGGTTATTTCCTACGACCGGGAGATGGACCGTTCCATAGCACTGGGCAGTTCAGTGATGGAATTAAACCCTGCATCCCCCATAAGCAATGAAATAATGCAACTGGCCGCGGATCTTGTTGGAAAGGAATATAAACCGGTACAGCCTGATAAAGAAGGGATTATGGAACGTATTAAGAAATTTGTGGGTATATTACCTCCTGAAAACAAATAA